The proteins below come from a single Candidatus Edwardsbacteria bacterium genomic window:
- a CDS encoding pseudouridine synthase has translation MLIAFNKPYGVLSQFTSDDPRHVTLAKFGFPKNVYPLGRLDADSEGLLLLSDEAELNAKLLNPMQGHSRTYWVQVENIPQEKDLLKLRRGVTIKGHGTLPCQVRILDPQPEIEERDPPIRIRKNIPTCWLEISLTEGKNRQVRRMTAAVGYPTLRLVRIGIGSYRLGGLKTGQRKILGLAERKMIFIKE, from the coding sequence ATGCTGATCGCTTTCAATAAACCATACGGGGTGTTGTCGCAGTTCACCTCGGACGATCCCCGCCATGTGACCCTGGCAAAGTTCGGCTTTCCCAAAAACGTCTATCCTCTGGGCCGGCTGGACGCCGACTCCGAGGGTCTGCTGCTGCTGTCCGACGAGGCCGAGCTGAACGCCAAACTATTGAATCCCATGCAGGGCCACTCCCGCACCTACTGGGTCCAGGTGGAGAATATCCCCCAGGAGAAGGATCTTTTAAAACTGCGAAGAGGGGTAACCATAAAGGGGCACGGGACGCTTCCCTGCCAGGTCAGGATCCTCGACCCTCAGCCCGAAATAGAGGAGAGGGATCCGCCCATCAGAATCCGGAAAAACATTCCCACCTGCTGGCTGGAGATCTCTTTGACCGAGGGCAAGAACCGCCAGGTGCGCCGGATGACGGCCGCCGTGGGATATCCCACCCTGCGGTTGGTGCGGATAGGTATCGGAAGCTATCGATTGGGCGGTCTTAAAACGGGGCAGCGGAAAATTTTGGGACTGGCTGAGCGTAAAATGATCTTTATCAAAGAATGA
- a CDS encoding ATP-binding cassette domain-containing protein encodes MLLTAQNISKSFGGLMALQDISFEIGRGQILGLIGLNGAGKTTLFNCLTGGYRPAGQGKKRPPGDRGLSGNPTVKILWK; translated from the coding sequence ATGCTTTTAACGGCTCAAAATATTTCTAAAAGTTTCGGCGGCCTGATGGCCCTACAGGATATCTCATTCGAGATAGGCCGAGGTCAGATACTCGGCTTGATCGGACTCAACGGGGCCGGCAAAACGACGTTGTTCAACTGCCTGACCGGGGGCTACCGGCCCGCCGGACAAGGTAAGAAACGACCTCCAGGTGATAGAGGCCTATCTGGGAACCCAACAGTGAAGATATTATGGAAATAA
- a CDS encoding tetratricopeptide repeat protein encodes MKKTTMNTARKTFWEKFYQNQYCHVSDVYEKRGEVHKLIGKYDKALFDFNRILNIGEVLKNENIKAKAFRQIGNAYLQKSDFKLSEIYYNKSFQIYTLCDDKKGMALCYQQLGEIKHFNEKYDDAIKYYSNAEEIYATLNDEEGKHSVLLSIADCYRSLQLFDKALQILQLVLQFYRKTNNQTKLCRSIQVLGKVHCAMGEYEKGFNSLNEVYILANKIGDNVVIIYLLCDIGLLYYGNCKYNEACEMFEKCFELSQKYGINYMMAVSLLNIGDSYIKLQNFDKAHNILEQALKMEINIEGIKNEANRLMNQINIQMKGGE; translated from the coding sequence ATGAAAAAAACAACGATGAACACTGCCAGAAAAACATTTTGGGAAAAATTCTACCAGAACCAGTACTGTCATGTATCCGATGTTTACGAAAAGCGGGGCGAGGTTCATAAGCTGATCGGCAAATACGATAAGGCGTTGTTTGATTTTAATAGAATTTTGAATATCGGGGAAGTATTAAAGAATGAAAATATAAAGGCAAAGGCTTTTAGACAGATTGGAAATGCATACCTGCAAAAAAGTGATTTTAAATTATCTGAAATATATTATAATAAATCTTTTCAAATTTATACATTGTGTGATGACAAAAAAGGGATGGCCCTGTGCTATCAGCAATTAGGTGAAATAAAACATTTTAACGAGAAATATGACGATGCAATAAAATATTATAGCAACGCTGAAGAAATTTATGCAACACTTAATGACGAAGAAGGCAAGCACTCTGTTTTATTGAGCATAGCAGATTGTTACCGGAGTTTGCAGCTATTTGACAAAGCTTTACAAATACTCCAGTTGGTTCTTCAATTCTATAGAAAAACCAATAACCAGACGAAATTATGCAGATCTATCCAGGTTTTAGGCAAAGTCCATTGTGCTATGGGTGAATATGAGAAAGGGTTTAATTCCTTAAATGAAGTTTATATTCTGGCAAATAAGATTGGTGATAATGTCGTAATTATATATTTGCTTTGTGATATTGGTTTGCTCTATTACGGTAATTGTAAATATAATGAGGCATGCGAAATGTTTGAAAAATGTTTTGAGTTATCACAGAAATATGGGATTAATTATATGATGGCTGTTTCTCTTCTTAATATTGGTGATAGTTATATAAAATTACAAAATTTCGACAAAGCCCATAATATACTTGAACAAGCCTTGAAAATGGAAATAAATATTGAAGGCATAAAAAACGAAGCAAATCGTCTTATGAATCAAATAAATATTCAAATGAAAGGAGGTGAATAA
- the gcvPB gene encoding aminomethyl-transferring glycine dehydrogenase subunit GcvPB, whose protein sequence is MIEKSIFELSAAGRKGHPLPACDVPVKPLNKLIPEKYIRSDLSGLPQVSEIDVMRHFVRLSTLNHHVDKGFYPLGSCTMKYNPKINEDMSRLPGFTGLHPLQDETDIQGALKLMNELGDQLCRIAGLDAITLQPVAGAHGELTALMMIRAYHTKNGNPRSKILIPDSAHGTNPASATLCGYQAVQIKSNAQGLLDPEDLKAHLDGEVAALMLTNPNTLGLFEKNICTLTKMVHDIGGLVFMDGANLNALMGIVRPGDMGIDAMHFNLHKTFATPHGGGGPGGGGVAVKKILEPFLPSPVIKGRQEPQESEKGLKGAEYYLDYNRPESIGKVHSFFGNFLVMVKAYTYLRMLGPEGVRAVSENAIINANYIMRSLEGIYDLPYKAHCKHECVFSGVKFREKGIKTLDIAKRLLDYGYHAPTIYFPLIVPEAIMIEPTETESKETLDAFIDTMKKIAEEIEKTPEIVKSAPNNTPIGRLDDVKAVKEPKLTWGGTCG, encoded by the coding sequence ATGATCGAGAAGAGTATTTTTGAACTATCGGCGGCTGGGCGAAAAGGACACCCTTTGCCGGCCTGCGATGTGCCCGTTAAGCCCTTGAACAAACTGATCCCCGAGAAATATATCAGAAGCGATCTGTCCGGCCTGCCCCAGGTCTCGGAGATAGATGTGATGCGCCACTTCGTCAGGCTGTCCACTCTGAACCACCATGTGGACAAGGGTTTTTACCCGCTGGGCTCCTGCACCATGAAATACAATCCCAAGATTAACGAGGATATGTCCCGCTTGCCCGGCTTCACCGGACTGCATCCCTTGCAGGATGAGACAGACATACAGGGCGCGTTGAAGCTGATGAACGAACTGGGCGATCAATTGTGCCGGATCGCCGGGCTGGACGCCATCACTCTGCAGCCGGTGGCCGGGGCCCACGGCGAGCTGACCGCCCTGATGATGATCCGGGCCTATCACACCAAGAACGGAAATCCCCGCAGCAAGATACTGATCCCCGATTCGGCCCACGGCACCAACCCGGCCTCGGCCACCCTCTGCGGCTACCAGGCAGTCCAGATAAAATCCAACGCCCAGGGGCTGTTGGATCCCGAGGATCTGAAAGCCCACCTGGACGGCGAGGTGGCGGCCCTGATGCTGACCAACCCCAACACCCTGGGACTGTTTGAGAAGAACATCTGCACCCTCACCAAGATGGTGCACGACATAGGCGGGCTGGTGTTCATGGATGGCGCCAACCTCAACGCCCTGATGGGCATCGTCCGGCCCGGCGACATGGGTATCGACGCCATGCACTTTAACCTGCACAAGACCTTCGCCACGCCCCACGGCGGCGGCGGCCCTGGCGGGGGCGGGGTGGCGGTCAAAAAGATACTGGAGCCCTTCCTGCCGTCGCCGGTCATCAAGGGCCGGCAGGAGCCCCAGGAGAGCGAGAAGGGACTCAAGGGTGCAGAGTATTATCTTGACTACAATCGTCCCGAAAGCATTGGGAAGGTTCACTCGTTTTTCGGAAACTTCCTGGTAATGGTCAAGGCCTACACTTACCTGCGGATGCTGGGGCCCGAAGGGGTCAGGGCCGTCTCGGAAAATGCCATCATCAATGCCAATTACATCATGCGGTCTTTAGAAGGCATTTATGATCTGCCCTACAAGGCCCACTGCAAACACGAATGCGTCTTCTCCGGAGTCAAGTTCCGTGAGAAGGGCATCAAGACCCTGGATATCGCCAAGCGGCTGCTGGATTACGGCTATCACGCCCCGACCATATATTTCCCGCTGATCGTGCCCGAGGCCATCATGATCGAGCCCACCGAGACCGAGAGCAAGGAGACGCTGGATGCCTTCATCGACACTATGAAGAAGATAGCAGAAGAGATAGAGAAAACTCCCGAGATAGTGAAGAGTGCCCCCAACAATACGCCCATCGGCCGGCTGGACGACGTCAAGGCGGTGAAGGAGCCGAAGCTGACGTGGGGCGGCACCTGTGGTTGA
- a CDS encoding VCBS repeat-containing protein, whose translation MKKIYSLITILFYIFLSLSANAGEISFAPYIAIPTGSYPEVVAIGDVNNDGRNDVVLGTSYGADTLNDYKLFVFIQAVEGTLNQPEIYDAGFVTSIDVGDLNNDGRNDVVVGFDDSIGVFLQDTTSQLQPKICYYSGSGVNGITTGDFNSDGLKDIAASHFDDDFIRVFYQQASGVFDSSRTYAAHSESWHGINAGDVNNDGRDDVLFMMGRYNNNNFLIFLQDSIGQLDSPMNYGMGDTTAWGTAIGDVNNDGRNDVVLSFGGNMPTSGVAVWTQDTLNSLQNLPTCYPCYDCAEPVGIADFDMDGRNDVVVANGGWNAVSVYWQNEAGTLAPYDTVYVPYASHYQSQGLSCGDINSDGKPDVVLADYNHGLVVLYNTSTTGVSDSHWEPTEFKVESLKLNVAGNKISYQLPQGGVASLKIYNLLGQEVRTLVNEFKSSGVYNLQWNGRDAGNRKVASGVYLVKLESQGQTAIGKMLIVR comes from the coding sequence ATGAAAAAAATCTATTCCTTGATCACGATACTATTTTACATCTTTCTGTCATTGTCGGCCAACGCCGGCGAGATTTCGTTCGCTCCCTATATAGCCATTCCGACAGGGTCGTATCCCGAAGTGGTTGCGATAGGTGATGTAAATAACGATGGCCGTAATGATGTGGTGCTGGGGACATCATACGGCGCAGATACTTTGAATGATTATAAGTTGTTCGTTTTTATCCAAGCTGTTGAAGGCACATTGAATCAGCCAGAAATCTATGATGCTGGTTTCGTGACATCAATAGATGTTGGAGATTTAAATAACGACGGTCGCAATGATGTCGTTGTTGGGTTCGATGATTCAATAGGTGTTTTTTTGCAAGATACAACCTCACAGCTTCAACCGAAAATATGTTATTATTCTGGCAGCGGCGTGAATGGCATTACCACCGGTGATTTCAACAGTGACGGGCTAAAGGATATTGCTGCCAGTCACTTCGATGATGATTTTATTCGGGTATTCTACCAACAAGCGAGTGGTGTTTTTGACTCGAGCCGGACCTATGCCGCACATTCGGAATCGTGGCATGGTATTAACGCCGGGGATGTCAACAATGACGGCCGCGACGACGTCTTATTCATGATGGGCCGTTATAATAATAACAATTTCTTGATTTTTCTTCAGGATTCAATCGGTCAGTTGGATTCACCGATGAATTATGGGATGGGTGATACAACGGCATGGGGCACGGCCATCGGGGACGTGAACAACGACGGTCGCAATGATGTCGTGTTATCCTTTGGGGGAAATATGCCTACTTCTGGGGTGGCGGTATGGACGCAGGATACTCTCAATTCTTTGCAGAATTTACCGACATGCTATCCTTGTTATGATTGTGCAGAACCGGTGGGGATAGCCGATTTTGACATGGATGGACGAAATGATGTTGTCGTGGCCAACGGGGGATGGAACGCGGTAAGCGTTTATTGGCAGAATGAAGCAGGCACACTTGCACCATACGACACCGTTTACGTGCCCTATGCTAGTCATTACCAGTCTCAAGGGCTGTCGTGTGGTGATATCAACAGTGATGGTAAGCCGGATGTTGTGTTAGCGGATTACAACCATGGATTAGTTGTTCTCTACAACACCAGCACCACCGGGGTTTCTGATTCGCATTGGGAACCAACAGAGTTTAAAGTTGAAAGTTTAAAGTTGAATGTGGCTGGCAATAAAATAAGTTACCAGTTGCCGCAAGGTGGGGTTGCATCCTTAAAGATTTATAACTTGCTGGGGCAGGAAGTGCGGACGCTGGTGAACGAGTTTAAAAGTTCCGGAGTTTACAATTTACAGTGGAATGGCCGGGATGCCGGAAACCGCAAAGTGGCCAGTGGGGTTTACCTGGTCAAACTTGAATCCCAGGGGCAGACGGCAATCGGGAAAATGTTGATAGTACGGTGA
- a CDS encoding glutamate mutase L, whose amino-acid sequence MAVDPNKLKVILVTDCGSTTTKAILIEYKNGEYRQTTRGEAPTTVEKPFEDVTKGVLNSVRELEELSGRKILNGDDIITPADGMTGVDIYMSTSSAGGGLQMMVAGVVKSMTGESAARAALGAGAIVMDVLASNDGRLPHQRIERIRHLRPDMILLSGGIDGGTITHVAEMAELIAAADPKPRFGTSYRLPVIYAGNKDAREIITKTLESKTALLIKDNLRPVLERENLTPARDAIHDVFMEHVMAHAPGYKKLMAMAHEVPIMPTPGAVGLMIQSLAKAEHIAAVGVDIGGATTDVFSVFFDKGTDSDVFNRTVSANLGMSYSISNVLAEAGIANIMRWVPFEMDEAEVRNRIRNKMIRPTTIPQTQEELQIEQAISREALRLAFVQHKSMAVGLKGVQQERTISDAFEQTGSGETLINMMDLKILIGSGGVLSHAPRRVQSALMMIDAFQPEGITTMAVDSIFMAPHLGILSTVHAAAANEVFLKDCLVRLGSCICPTGHGKEGQPCLTVKFAKADGTKVEENIKVGQMKHLMLEENVKAMVVPAKGFDIGAGKGKEMEVALEGGTVGLIIDGRGRPLVIPEDKKERVRKLTEWNQALGVYPSK is encoded by the coding sequence ATGGCAGTTGATCCCAACAAATTGAAAGTGATCCTGGTCACCGACTGCGGCAGCACCACCACTAAGGCGATCCTGATCGAATACAAAAACGGCGAATACCGCCAGACCACCCGGGGCGAAGCGCCCACCACAGTGGAGAAGCCCTTTGAGGATGTGACCAAGGGGGTTCTCAACTCGGTGCGTGAGCTGGAGGAGCTATCGGGCCGCAAGATCCTCAACGGTGACGACATCATCACCCCGGCCGACGGCATGACCGGCGTGGATATCTATATGTCCACCTCCTCGGCCGGCGGCGGCCTGCAGATGATGGTGGCCGGAGTGGTCAAATCCATGACCGGCGAATCGGCCGCCCGGGCCGCCCTGGGAGCCGGGGCCATCGTGATGGACGTGCTGGCCTCCAACGACGGCCGCCTGCCGCACCAGCGGATCGAGCGGATCCGCCACCTGCGTCCGGACATGATCCTTCTGTCCGGCGGCATCGACGGCGGGACCATTACCCACGTGGCCGAGATGGCCGAGCTGATCGCCGCGGCCGACCCCAAGCCCCGCTTCGGCACCAGCTACCGCCTGCCGGTGATCTATGCCGGAAACAAGGACGCCCGGGAGATCATCACCAAGACCCTGGAGTCCAAGACCGCCCTGCTGATCAAGGACAACCTGCGGCCGGTGCTGGAGCGCGAGAACCTGACCCCGGCCCGCGACGCCATTCACGACGTCTTCATGGAGCACGTAATGGCCCACGCCCCGGGATATAAAAAACTAATGGCCATGGCCCATGAGGTCCCCATTATGCCCACCCCCGGCGCGGTGGGGCTGATGATCCAATCCCTGGCCAAGGCCGAGCATATTGCCGCCGTGGGGGTCGACATCGGCGGGGCCACCACCGATGTCTTCTCGGTGTTCTTCGACAAGGGGACCGACAGCGACGTCTTCAACCGCACCGTCTCGGCCAACCTGGGCATGAGCTACTCCATCTCCAACGTGCTGGCCGAGGCCGGCATCGCCAACATCATGCGCTGGGTGCCGTTCGAGATGGACGAGGCCGAGGTGCGGAACCGGATCCGCAACAAGATGATCCGGCCCACCACCATCCCCCAGACCCAGGAGGAGCTGCAGATAGAGCAGGCCATCTCCCGCGAGGCCCTAAGGCTGGCCTTCGTCCAGCACAAGAGCATGGCGGTGGGGCTCAAGGGCGTCCAGCAGGAGCGGACCATCTCCGACGCCTTCGAACAGACCGGCTCGGGCGAGACCCTGATCAACATGATGGACCTGAAGATCCTGATCGGCTCCGGCGGGGTGCTGTCGCATGCCCCGCGCCGGGTGCAGTCGGCCCTGATGATGATCGACGCCTTCCAGCCCGAAGGCATTACCACCATGGCGGTGGATTCCATCTTCATGGCCCCGCATCTGGGAATTTTATCAACCGTGCATGCCGCTGCCGCCAACGAGGTCTTTCTTAAAGATTGCCTGGTGCGCCTGGGCTCCTGCATCTGCCCCACCGGCCACGGCAAGGAGGGCCAGCCATGCCTTACCGTCAAGTTCGCTAAGGCCGACGGCACCAAGGTGGAGGAGAACATCAAAGTGGGACAGATGAAACATCTAATGCTGGAAGAGAACGTCAAGGCCATGGTGGTTCCGGCCAAGGGCTTCGATATCGGAGCCGGCAAGGGCAAGGAGATGGAGGTTGCTTTGGAGGGCGGGACAGTGGGGCTTATTATAGACGGCCGGGGCCGGCCGCTGGTCATCCCCGAGGACAAGAAGGAGAGGGTGCGCAAGCTAACCGAATGGAACCAGGCCCTGGGGGTCTACCCTAGTAAGTAA
- a CDS encoding fibronectin type III domain-containing protein, with amino-acid sequence MQLKITILTLLVLSAGPSFSEAVSAYDPPPQNFYVENIKAEDVPNDAGGELKVSWTLPADQGPEILVLRLLRAEIPEGPFSQIIEMAPGISEYSDQGLANGKKYFYRIDAVTDAGVFPSRVSDPAVPRASWFNSQRVSLLIALALFTGLVLFFIWRARKGDSLFVRKITGLSAVDEAIGRATEMGRPILYLPSGGLSAVSDIQTLASLVILGQVAEKAAEYETPLLVPCSDPLVMTLAQEIVKASYMNAGRPDAYRAENIRYLTNEQFAYTAGVDGIMIREKPAANFMIGTFYAESLILAETGYATGAIQIAGTAMITQLPFFVAACDYTLIGEEIYAASAYLSKEPVLMGTIKAQDWGKAIAIGLIIIGVIMETLALKYPRLHFFVSQWLSSQ; translated from the coding sequence ATGCAATTAAAAATCACGATATTGACATTATTGGTGCTGTCCGCCGGGCCATCCTTCTCAGAAGCTGTTTCCGCTTATGATCCGCCTCCCCAAAATTTTTATGTGGAAAATATAAAAGCGGAGGATGTTCCCAATGATGCCGGGGGTGAACTCAAGGTAAGCTGGACCCTGCCGGCCGACCAGGGTCCGGAGATATTGGTGCTGCGATTACTGAGGGCCGAGATCCCGGAAGGTCCGTTCTCCCAGATCATCGAAATGGCTCCCGGGATCAGCGAGTATTCGGACCAGGGACTGGCTAACGGGAAAAAATATTTTTACCGGATAGATGCGGTCACCGATGCCGGGGTGTTTCCTTCCCGGGTCAGCGATCCGGCGGTTCCTCGGGCTTCATGGTTCAACTCCCAGCGGGTCAGCCTGCTGATAGCTTTGGCCCTCTTTACCGGATTGGTGCTGTTCTTCATCTGGCGGGCCAGAAAGGGAGACTCGCTGTTCGTCAGGAAGATAACCGGGCTGTCGGCGGTGGACGAGGCCATCGGCCGGGCCACCGAGATGGGGCGCCCCATCCTGTATCTGCCATCGGGAGGGCTGTCGGCGGTGTCCGACATCCAGACCCTGGCCAGTCTGGTGATACTGGGCCAGGTGGCCGAGAAGGCCGCCGAGTATGAGACCCCACTGCTGGTGCCCTGTTCCGATCCCTTGGTGATGACCCTGGCTCAGGAGATCGTCAAGGCCAGCTACATGAACGCCGGACGCCCCGACGCCTACCGGGCCGAGAATATCCGCTATTTGACCAACGAGCAGTTCGCCTATACCGCCGGAGTTGACGGCATCATGATTCGTGAGAAACCGGCGGCCAATTTCATGATCGGCACTTTTTACGCCGAATCCCTGATCCTGGCCGAGACCGGCTATGCCACCGGGGCCATCCAGATCGCCGGCACCGCCATGATCACCCAGCTGCCGTTCTTCGTGGCGGCCTGCGATTACACTCTTATCGGCGAGGAGATCTACGCCGCCTCGGCCTACCTGTCAAAGGAGCCGGTGCTGATGGGCACCATCAAGGCCCAGGACTGGGGCAAGGCCATCGCCATCGGACTGATTATCATAGGGGTAATCATGGAGACCCTGGCCCTGAAATATCCCCGGCTTCACTTTTTCGTCAGCCAATGGCTGTCATCGCAGTAA
- a CDS encoding tetratricopeptide repeat protein, translated as MDNKSYTNKWKPIIIGVLFLLIWFGASFFNGRFTWGFDYLQYYPLWFRLGWVLAGMSALLSLGFWVPGLLIINDRFENRKLWNLVLLVAVMGGLFWLLRQAIPLLGDGFLRVREITGGRIFSLTEPLTTMVHGLLFNILSGNVSDAPAATRAYVVISILSGLAMVWLYHRISTRWFENSYWLATALLLGLGFNQIFFGYVESYAPFMLAVLAFAWLGARSLEDEGGALPLVLLFGLIVALHAKGIFLLPALVYLLAAKWPEVRQRLWWVVPLSAALPLAVVLAGRWLSPDIHWEASLGEIPKNPLLPLWDGMRGYGILSPGHWMDILNQYLLTIPGIIFLFSALLIERARVKLDRTIIFLSLLAISGLAFIVITDPKLGAARDWDLFAWVGIPAAVLGLHLMKQKENNKKILMVGGFLSLWLLLPWVLLNASLDLSIERYLKILGQDEKSSAYGYENLAIYYRQAKLKDKAEWAYKQAVENAPHNPRMLYNYGTILVQNSRPTEGAEYFKRALVLNPNVYFYWNDYGSVMLRLGQYPLAREALERSVRLNDSSPDAWYNLGIACSIQQEWARADTAFLRAAANGFSGDWIYAYWGEVQLNLGQYPSAVKNLKQAIDAGITDSLTIDSYHKARAGMEAGMK; from the coding sequence TTGGACAATAAATCATACACCAATAAATGGAAGCCGATAATCATTGGAGTATTATTTTTACTCATATGGTTCGGGGCTTCTTTTTTTAACGGGCGCTTTACCTGGGGGTTTGATTACCTGCAGTATTACCCGCTGTGGTTCCGGCTGGGCTGGGTCCTGGCGGGGATGTCGGCGCTTTTATCGCTTGGCTTTTGGGTCCCGGGACTTCTCATAATAAATGACAGATTTGAAAACCGGAAACTCTGGAACCTGGTTCTGCTGGTAGCTGTCATGGGCGGGCTTTTCTGGCTACTGCGCCAGGCCATCCCCCTGCTGGGCGACGGCTTCCTGCGGGTCCGGGAGATCACCGGCGGCCGGATATTCTCCCTGACCGAACCGCTGACCACCATGGTCCACGGCCTGCTGTTCAATATCCTGTCCGGGAATGTCAGCGATGCCCCGGCCGCGACCCGGGCCTATGTTGTGATCAGCATTCTGTCCGGCCTGGCGATGGTTTGGCTCTATCACAGGATATCCACCCGGTGGTTTGAGAACAGCTATTGGCTTGCCACTGCCCTGCTGCTGGGTTTGGGCTTCAACCAAATATTCTTCGGCTACGTGGAGAGCTACGCTCCTTTTATGCTGGCGGTCCTGGCCTTCGCCTGGCTGGGCGCCCGGTCCCTGGAGGACGAAGGAGGGGCCCTGCCCCTGGTGCTTTTATTCGGGCTGATCGTGGCCCTGCATGCCAAGGGGATCTTCCTGCTGCCGGCCTTGGTCTATCTGCTGGCGGCCAAGTGGCCGGAGGTCCGGCAGAGATTGTGGTGGGTTGTTCCTCTGTCGGCGGCCCTGCCGCTGGCGGTGGTGCTGGCCGGCAGGTGGCTCTCGCCAGATATTCACTGGGAGGCCTCGCTGGGCGAGATCCCCAAAAATCCACTACTGCCGCTGTGGGACGGAATGCGGGGCTATGGCATCCTTTCCCCCGGGCACTGGATGGACATCTTGAATCAATACCTGCTGACCATCCCCGGAATCATCTTTTTATTCTCGGCGTTGCTGATTGAACGGGCCAGGGTCAAGCTGGATCGGACAATTATCTTTTTGTCACTACTGGCCATCAGCGGGCTGGCCTTCATCGTCATCACTGACCCCAAGCTGGGGGCCGCCCGGGATTGGGACCTGTTTGCCTGGGTGGGCATTCCGGCGGCGGTGTTGGGGCTGCATCTGATGAAGCAAAAGGAAAATAATAAAAAGATTTTGATGGTTGGCGGGTTTCTGTCTTTATGGCTTCTCCTACCCTGGGTGTTGCTGAATGCCAGTCTGGATCTGTCGATTGAACGATATCTGAAAATATTGGGGCAGGATGAAAAATCATCGGCCTACGGCTACGAAAATCTGGCGATATATTACCGTCAGGCCAAGTTAAAGGACAAAGCCGAATGGGCCTATAAGCAGGCGGTGGAGAACGCCCCCCACAATCCCCGGATGCTGTACAACTACGGGACCATCCTGGTTCAGAACAGCCGGCCGACCGAGGGGGCCGAATATTTTAAAAGGGCCCTGGTCCTGAATCCCAACGTTTACTTCTACTGGAACGATTACGGAAGCGTTATGCTGAGGCTGGGGCAGTATCCTCTGGCCCGGGAGGCTCTGGAGCGCTCGGTGCGGCTGAATGATTCCAGCCCCGATGCCTGGTACAACCTGGGTATTGCCTGTTCGATTCAGCAGGAATGGGCCAGGGCCGATACCGCTTTTTTGCGGGCGGCCGCTAACGGCTTTAGCGGAGACTGGATTTATGCCTACTGGGGCGAGGTCCAGCTCAACCTGGGGCAGTATCCGTCAGCCGTTAAAAATCTGAAACAAGCCATTGATGCCGGAATAACCGACAGCCTTACCATCGATTCTTATCATAAGGCCCGGGCCGGAATGGAAGCGGGAATGAAATAA
- a CDS encoding lipoate--protein ligase family protein, with product MSTEKTSWRFLNTGLGDGAYNMALDQALVESVGSGASLPVIRFFGWNPPAVSLGYNQKIKDLDIEACRKAGFDIVRRPTGGRAVIHQDEFTYSVIARENDPVIGGTIMETYGRIAQGLLAGLKILGVAAEMVRSSAPDIPATASALCFAAAGRYEITAGGKKLIGSAQRRMNGVILQQGSLLMTCGQEHKFFSRDPMENRAGTLREILGREPAFDEVAAGMEQGFMKSWNIELAPDSLTQDEENTAGRLKPGLIFVEG from the coding sequence ATGAGCACGGAAAAAACAAGCTGGCGGTTTCTCAATACCGGCCTGGGCGACGGGGCCTATAACATGGCGCTGGATCAGGCCCTGGTGGAGTCGGTGGGATCCGGCGCCTCGCTGCCCGTGATCCGGTTCTTCGGGTGGAACCCGCCGGCGGTATCCCTGGGGTACAATCAAAAAATAAAAGACCTGGATATCGAAGCCTGCCGCAAGGCCGGCTTTGACATAGTCCGCCGGCCCACCGGGGGCCGGGCGGTGATCCATCAGGACGAATTCACCTACAGCGTCATCGCCCGGGAGAACGATCCGGTGATCGGCGGGACCATCATGGAGACCTACGGCCGGATCGCCCAGGGCCTTTTGGCGGGCCTGAAAATATTGGGGGTGGCTGCCGAGATGGTAAGATCTTCGGCCCCCGATATTCCGGCCACGGCTTCGGCCCTGTGCTTTGCCGCCGCCGGGCGTTACGAGATAACCGCCGGAGGCAAAAAACTCATCGGCAGCGCCCAGCGCCGGATGAACGGCGTCATCCTCCAGCAAGGCTCGCTGCTGATGACCTGCGGGCAGGAGCATAAATTTTTCAGCCGGGATCCTATGGAGAACCGGGCGGGAACCCTAAGGGAGATCCTGGGGCGGGAGCCGGCTTTCGATGAGGTGGCGGCCGGCATGGAGCAGGGGTTTATGAAGTCTTGGAATATAGAACTGGCGCCTGACTCCCTGACCCAGGACGAGGAAAATACCGCCGGAAGATTAAAACCAGGGCTGATATTTGTCGAAGGATAA